In a single window of the Elaeis guineensis isolate ETL-2024a chromosome 6, EG11, whole genome shotgun sequence genome:
- the LOC105060128 gene encoding uncharacterized protein, translated as MGNCASSKSKSLERWDRRPAAAKVIHLDGSLEEYQGTVRAGQVVARNPGYYVCAGEAMEVGDHPQEVAEAEELQPGQLYFLLPVSSSRHPLSLPDLCLLAIRASAALRRSPQVAPPPCSSAGGISKNDMLITKNSGSCKEND; from the coding sequence ATGGGAAACTGTGCCTCATCGAAGAGCAAGAGTTTGGAACGGTGGGACCGCCGGCCGGCGGCGGCGAAGGTGATACACTTGGATGGGAGTTTGGAGGAGTACCAGGGGACGGTGAGGGCAGGGCAGGTGGTGGCGAGGAACCCCGGCTACTACGTGTGCGCCGGCGAAGCGATGGAGGTGGGAGACCACCCGCAGGAGGTGGCGGAGGCGGAGGAGCTCCAACCCGGGCAGCTCTATTTTCTACTCCCCGTCTCCTCCTCCCGCCACCCCCTTTCCCTCCCCGACCTCTGCCTCCTCGCCATCAGGGCCAGCGCCGCCCTACGCCGCTCACCCCAGGTGGCGCCACCACCCTGCTCTTCAGCCGGGGGGATCTCAAAGAATGACATGTTAATTACTAAAAACAGTGGAAGTTGTAAAGAAAACGATTGA